A single genomic interval of Bacillus oleivorans harbors:
- a CDS encoding fumarylacetoacetate hydrolase family protein codes for MKLVNFKKDQQSFLGVKTDQGILNLKKAGQTFQVEVPDRIIDFIKKKDLAGIKQLAERAHHTEPSMFENEDDLEFLPSVINPEKIICVGLNYVSHVEEAKIQDIPKTPILFSKYGNALAAHNEVIPLPKNAEKIDYEAELVVVIGKEAKNVSEEEALSYVFGYSTGNDLSARDLQFTTSQWLLGKSLDGFAPVGPYLVTADEVNPTHLHIETKVNGEVRQSSNTQYMIFNCAAIISYISKHMTLKPGDLIFTGTPEGVILGYPEEKQQWLKSGDVVEVTIEGIGKLRNVLEKEAVPKV; via the coding sequence ATGAAACTGGTGAATTTTAAAAAGGATCAGCAGAGTTTTTTAGGGGTAAAAACGGATCAAGGTATACTTAATTTGAAAAAAGCAGGGCAAACATTTCAGGTAGAAGTTCCAGATAGAATCATAGATTTTATTAAGAAAAAGGATCTTGCTGGTATAAAACAGTTGGCAGAGCGTGCACATCATACTGAACCATCTATGTTTGAAAATGAGGATGATCTTGAGTTTCTGCCAAGTGTGATTAATCCTGAGAAAATTATTTGTGTAGGGCTAAATTATGTAAGCCATGTAGAGGAAGCAAAAATTCAAGACATACCGAAAACCCCAATCCTTTTTAGTAAATACGGGAATGCATTAGCCGCTCATAATGAAGTCATTCCTCTTCCTAAAAATGCGGAGAAGATTGATTACGAAGCGGAGCTAGTCGTCGTAATTGGGAAAGAAGCAAAGAATGTTTCTGAAGAAGAGGCATTATCCTATGTATTTGGCTACAGTACCGGGAATGATCTTTCAGCGAGAGACCTGCAGTTTACGACAAGCCAATGGCTGCTGGGGAAATCCTTAGATGGGTTTGCTCCGGTTGGGCCGTACCTTGTAACAGCAGATGAAGTGAATCCAACTCATTTACATATCGAAACGAAAGTAAATGGGGAAGTCCGACAATCTTCCAACACCCAATATATGATCTTTAATTGTGCAGCGATTATTAGCTATATTTCGAAACATATGACTCTGAAACCAGGCGATCTTATTTTCACAGGTACCCCAGAGGGTGTGATCCTCGGGTATCCTGAGGAAAAGCAGCAATGGTTAAAGTCTGGGGATGTGGTGGAGGTTACGATTGAGGGGATTGGGAAGTTGAGGAATGTATTAGAAAAAGAGGCTGTCCCAAAAGTATAA
- a CDS encoding MDR family MFS transporter — MQTGLRKITLSLLITTFLAAIEVTIISTAMPQIVDSLGGFTLMSWVFAIYLLTTSVSTPIWGKLSDLFGRKKIFMIGVTLFLIGSIACGLSQNMGQLIFFRAIQGLGAGAINPVTFTIIADVYNFEQRAKIQGLVSSVWAIAGIFGPLAGGFLVDFFTWRWIFFINLPFGLVSMWMIGKHFKENLEKKKRQIDYGGAVTFTIAITALLFALLSMNNEEGTGIALSHGQLIGLFGTALVFFVVFFLIQWKHPEPMMPLKLFQIKDVSISTAGAFLTSVILIGLTAYLPLWTQNVLGMGATSAGFTIMPLSLGWPVGAMLCSRLMSRFGTKNVVILGGSLIALGSFLLTLITPETSIWIIALIILVIGLGFGFTSTIFTVVTQSSVQKNNRGAAGSLNTLLRTLGQTIGVAIFGAALNLVIHSHNLNQANETAAIANGLHFVFVIAAIISVISLLVTFMIPNRQTEQYRH, encoded by the coding sequence ATGCAAACAGGATTACGAAAAATTACGCTTTCTTTATTAATAACAACCTTCTTAGCAGCCATCGAAGTAACCATCATCAGTACTGCCATGCCGCAAATTGTGGACAGCTTGGGCGGATTCACACTGATGAGCTGGGTTTTCGCCATCTATTTACTGACGACATCTGTATCGACTCCAATTTGGGGGAAACTTTCGGATTTATTTGGCCGAAAAAAGATTTTTATGATTGGGGTTACCCTGTTTTTGATTGGGTCGATTGCTTGCGGTCTCTCACAAAACATGGGGCAGCTTATCTTTTTCCGGGCGATTCAGGGATTGGGTGCAGGAGCGATTAACCCTGTCACCTTTACGATTATTGCGGATGTTTATAATTTTGAACAGAGAGCGAAAATACAGGGTTTAGTGAGTTCAGTGTGGGCAATTGCTGGTATATTCGGTCCTTTAGCCGGCGGTTTTCTTGTTGACTTTTTCACTTGGCGCTGGATCTTTTTTATCAATCTTCCATTTGGCTTAGTTTCGATGTGGATGATTGGAAAGCATTTTAAAGAGAATTTGGAAAAAAAGAAGAGACAAATCGATTATGGCGGAGCGGTTACTTTTACGATTGCCATTACTGCCTTATTATTTGCGCTGCTTTCGATGAACAACGAAGAAGGTACTGGCATTGCATTAAGCCATGGACAGCTGATTGGTTTGTTTGGGACGGCCTTGGTTTTCTTTGTTGTATTTTTCTTGATTCAATGGAAGCATCCTGAGCCAATGATGCCATTGAAGTTATTCCAGATTAAGGATGTTTCAATATCCACCGCTGGAGCCTTTTTAACAAGTGTGATTTTAATTGGATTAACGGCTTATTTGCCATTATGGACACAAAATGTACTGGGAATGGGGGCAACCTCAGCTGGATTTACCATTATGCCGCTGAGCTTAGGGTGGCCAGTTGGTGCGATGCTGTGCTCACGATTGATGTCACGGTTTGGCACGAAAAATGTGGTTATTTTAGGAGGAAGTTTAATTGCACTCGGCTCTTTCTTATTAACGCTAATCACTCCTGAAACATCCATATGGATCATTGCTCTCATCATTCTGGTAATCGGTTTAGGCTTTGGCTTCACATCTACTATTTTTACAGTTGTGACTCAATCTTCCGTACAAAAAAATAATCGAGGGGCTGCAGGTTCCTTGAATACATTACTGCGGACATTGGGCCAAACGATCGGTGTCGCTATATTTGGTGCGGCCCTAAATTTAGTTATCCATTCGCATAACCTGAATCAAGCGAATGAAACAGCTGCGATAGCCAATGGATTACACTTTGTTTTTGTAATAGCCGCCATTATTAGTGTCATCAGTTTGCTTGTGACATTTATGATTCCAAATCGTCAGACGGAGCAGTATAGGCATTGA
- the adh gene encoding aldehyde dehydrogenase produces the protein MRYKNPNTEGSLVTFKERYDNFIGGEYCPPVQGMYFKNISPVNGEVFCEIARSTKEDVQLAVDAAHAAKDTWGKTSVAERARILNLIADRMEKNKEMLAVAETWDNGKAVRETLAADLPLAIDHFRYFAGVIRAQEGKISQIDNDTVAYHFHEPLGVVGQIIPWNFPLLMATWKLAPALAAGNCVVLKPAEQTPASIHVLLELIQDLLPPGVVNVVNGFGVEAGKPLAQNSGIAKIAFTGETTTGRLIMQYASENIIPVTLELGGKSPNIFFKDVMEQDDAFLDKAVEGLVMFALNQGEVCTCPSRAFIHEDIYDAFMDRAIERVKQIKIGHPLDTETMMGAQASQEQMEKITSYLDIGKQEGAEVLIGGNVNKLEGELANGFYVQPTIFKGHNKMRIFQEEIFGPVLSVTTFKDKEEALEMANDTLYGLGAGVWTRDINTAYRFGRGIQAGRVWTNCYHQYPAHAAFGGYKKSGIGRETHLMMLEHYQQTKNLLISYSENAIGLF, from the coding sequence ATGAGGTACAAAAATCCAAATACTGAAGGTTCCCTCGTAACATTTAAGGAGCGGTATGACAATTTCATTGGCGGGGAGTATTGTCCACCAGTTCAAGGCATGTATTTTAAAAATATTAGCCCTGTCAATGGCGAGGTATTTTGTGAGATTGCGAGAAGCACGAAAGAAGATGTTCAGCTCGCAGTGGACGCTGCTCATGCCGCAAAGGATACATGGGGCAAAACGTCCGTTGCGGAACGAGCACGTATTTTAAACCTAATTGCCGACCGTATGGAAAAAAACAAAGAAATGCTTGCAGTTGCCGAAACCTGGGACAATGGGAAAGCAGTACGCGAAACACTGGCAGCCGATCTGCCGCTTGCCATCGATCATTTCCGTTATTTTGCTGGGGTGATTCGTGCTCAAGAAGGCAAAATCAGTCAAATTGACAATGATACTGTGGCCTATCATTTCCATGAGCCACTTGGAGTCGTAGGGCAAATTATTCCGTGGAATTTCCCTTTATTAATGGCAACGTGGAAGCTTGCTCCTGCTCTTGCAGCCGGTAACTGTGTCGTCTTAAAACCAGCTGAGCAAACCCCAGCTTCCATTCATGTGTTACTTGAATTAATTCAAGATTTATTGCCGCCAGGAGTTGTCAATGTAGTGAATGGATTTGGTGTTGAAGCAGGGAAGCCGCTCGCGCAAAATAGCGGCATTGCCAAAATTGCCTTTACAGGTGAAACGACGACTGGCCGTTTAATTATGCAATACGCTTCTGAAAATATTATTCCGGTGACATTGGAGCTTGGCGGAAAATCGCCGAATATTTTCTTCAAAGATGTGATGGAACAAGATGATGCCTTTTTAGATAAAGCGGTCGAAGGACTAGTGATGTTCGCCTTAAACCAAGGTGAAGTATGTACATGTCCATCACGTGCCTTCATTCATGAAGATATTTATGATGCTTTTATGGACCGGGCCATTGAGCGCGTGAAACAAATTAAAATTGGTCATCCGCTCGATACCGAAACGATGATGGGTGCTCAAGCTTCCCAAGAGCAGATGGAAAAAATCACTTCTTATCTCGATATTGGCAAGCAAGAAGGAGCAGAAGTATTAATTGGCGGGAACGTCAATAAACTCGAAGGCGAGCTTGCGAACGGATTTTATGTACAGCCGACGATCTTCAAAGGACATAACAAGATGCGAATCTTCCAAGAAGAAATTTTTGGACCGGTATTATCAGTAACGACGTTCAAGGATAAGGAAGAAGCGTTAGAAATGGCGAATGATACGTTATATGGATTAGGAGCAGGGGTCTGGACAAGAGATATTAATACGGCTTACCGTTTTGGCCGAGGAATTCAAGCAGGGCGTGTATGGACAAATTGCTACCATCAGTATCCTGCACATGCTGCGTTTGGCGGATATAAAAAATCAGGAATTGGCAGAGAAACACATTTAATGATGCTCGAGCATTATCAACAAACGAAGAACTTACTGATCAGCTACAGTGAAAATGCAATAGGGTTATTTTAA
- a CDS encoding YjcZ family sporulation protein, which translates to MSDGVAGAGYGYGGGFALLVVLFILLIIVGAAFVCGC; encoded by the coding sequence ATGAGTGATGGGGTTGCTGGGGCTGGATATGGTTACGGCGGAGGTTTTGCCCTGCTCGTTGTTTTATTCATCCTGTTGATTATTGTAGGTGCGGCATTCGTTTGCGGTTGCTAA
- a CDS encoding LysE family translocator, whose product MNDFLTFLLLSLFVVMSPGIDTALITKRTILDGKKDGYRIALGITLGCLVHTLAAAFGLSAILLQSAVAFEIVKYVGAIYLIYLGVSSFITFKKKKDMHQVANQDKLSKKSAFKQGFLSNVLNPKVAMFFLTFLPQFVSTNSEATVQLIIMGVIYTLLSITWFFIFVFFINYLRKWLMSARVQSAMDKVTGAVLIGFGLKLALEKQH is encoded by the coding sequence ATGAATGACTTCCTAACATTTTTATTGCTATCTCTGTTTGTTGTGATGAGTCCGGGGATCGATACGGCTTTGATTACGAAGAGAACAATTTTGGACGGGAAAAAGGATGGATACAGAATTGCCTTAGGCATTACCCTGGGGTGTTTAGTTCATACCCTTGCAGCTGCGTTCGGTCTTTCAGCGATTCTCCTTCAGTCTGCGGTTGCCTTTGAAATTGTGAAGTATGTCGGTGCCATCTATTTAATTTATCTTGGGGTCTCTTCATTTATCACGTTTAAAAAGAAAAAGGATATGCACCAAGTCGCAAATCAAGACAAACTTTCAAAAAAATCAGCATTTAAACAAGGATTCCTTTCGAATGTATTAAATCCAAAGGTGGCCATGTTCTTCCTTACGTTTTTACCGCAATTTGTGAGTACAAATTCTGAAGCAACTGTCCAGCTCATCATTATGGGTGTCATTTATACACTTCTATCGATTACCTGGTTTTTTATATTTGTCTTCTTTATTAACTATTTACGGAAATGGCTGATGTCTGCTAGAGTCCAATCTGCAATGGATAAAGTAACGGGCGCCGTGTTAATTGGATTTGGTTTGAAGCTGGCTTTAGAAAAGCAGCATTAA
- a CDS encoding DUF779 domain-containing protein has protein sequence MVERVKATDEALALINKLKTIHGPLMFHQSGGCCDGSSPMCYPRDEFRIGESDVLLGELGDTPFYMSKDQYEYWKHTQLIIDVVDGRGGMFSLEGPEGKRFLTRSRVFTEVERKELQLGG, from the coding sequence ATGGTAGAACGTGTTAAGGCGACGGATGAGGCACTTGCTCTTATCAATAAATTAAAGACCATTCATGGGCCGTTGATGTTTCATCAATCTGGCGGCTGCTGTGATGGCAGTTCTCCCATGTGCTATCCGCGAGATGAATTCCGTATCGGTGAATCCGATGTCTTATTAGGAGAACTAGGAGATACTCCGTTTTATATGTCCAAAGATCAATATGAATATTGGAAGCATACACAGCTTATCATCGATGTTGTAGATGGGAGAGGCGGCATGTTTTCTCTCGAAGGACCAGAAGGCAAGCGATTTTTGACTAGGTCACGAGTGTTTACTGAGGTCGAAAGAAAAGAGCTTCAATTAGGGGGTTGA
- a CDS encoding L,D-transpeptidase family protein → MYLGKIRTLVAVVIFIFIAFSASTWANAESQALVQIKVDLWSNELFVIQNDLVIRRYPISSGTEDNPTPIGIFKVTGKSSSWGGGFGTRWLGLNVPWGQYGIHGTNKPQLIGKNVSSGCIRMRNEDVEDLFNLIPEGTIVHIYGPVTGRGKGEFKNLSLGSKGNLVLLVQERLKGLGLYYGRINGIYDEETEKAVKRFQKMNQLPITGGVMIREYILLGLLE, encoded by the coding sequence ATGTATCTTGGTAAAATAAGAACATTAGTTGCTGTCGTCATTTTTATATTCATAGCTTTTTCCGCCAGTACTTGGGCCAATGCGGAAAGTCAGGCATTAGTTCAAATAAAAGTCGATCTGTGGTCAAATGAACTCTTTGTCATCCAAAATGACCTAGTCATCCGCCGATATCCGATTTCTTCAGGGACAGAGGATAATCCAACTCCTATTGGGATTTTTAAGGTAACTGGCAAATCAAGTTCCTGGGGAGGCGGCTTTGGAACTAGATGGTTAGGATTAAATGTTCCTTGGGGCCAATATGGTATACATGGTACCAATAAACCGCAGCTAATTGGAAAAAATGTAAGCAGCGGCTGTATTCGTATGCGTAACGAAGATGTGGAGGACTTGTTCAATCTCATTCCGGAAGGGACAATTGTCCATATCTATGGTCCTGTGACAGGCAGGGGAAAAGGAGAATTCAAAAACCTGTCCCTCGGATCAAAAGGGAATTTAGTTCTGTTAGTGCAAGAAAGATTAAAGGGATTGGGCTTGTATTACGGAAGGATTAATGGGATATATGATGAAGAAACAGAAAAGGCAGTGAAAAGGTTTCAAAAAATGAATCAGTTGCCTATAACGGGCGGAGTAATGATTCGTGAATATATCCTATTAGGACTGTTAGAGTAA
- a CDS encoding response regulator transcription factor — MKESHTILVVDDDKSIVELLKDFLENDGFHVKTANDTTQALGVLQQGTIDCIILDIMMPGQNGFELCRQIRMESNVPILFLSARSDDVDKIRGLALGGDDYIVKTASPGEIVARVKAVLRRSSFQQGFNSKILDYGRLKLNLSTREVFVDGKNISLTPKEYELLRLFTEHPGYVFSYDHLLEKFWDGVGDKHTIRVHLSRLREKIESDPNNPQLIVNVWGIGYRFKGE; from the coding sequence GTGAAGGAATCACATACGATTCTAGTCGTGGACGATGACAAAAGCATAGTCGAACTATTGAAGGACTTCTTGGAGAATGACGGTTTTCATGTGAAAACCGCTAATGACACCACCCAGGCTCTCGGGGTACTTCAGCAGGGTACAATTGATTGTATCATCCTAGACATCATGATGCCGGGACAGAACGGTTTCGAGTTATGCCGGCAGATTCGGATGGAAAGCAACGTACCTATCCTTTTTTTGAGTGCACGCAGTGATGATGTAGATAAAATTCGCGGTCTCGCACTTGGAGGAGATGATTATATAGTCAAAACAGCTTCACCAGGAGAAATTGTTGCCAGAGTGAAAGCTGTGTTACGACGTTCCAGTTTTCAGCAGGGGTTCAATAGCAAGATCCTAGATTATGGGCGGCTGAAGCTGAACCTGTCTACGAGAGAAGTGTTTGTGGATGGGAAAAACATTTCACTTACACCGAAAGAATATGAATTGCTGCGATTGTTTACTGAGCATCCAGGATATGTTTTTTCATATGATCATTTGCTTGAAAAATTTTGGGACGGAGTTGGAGACAAACACACTATTCGAGTTCATCTTAGCCGGCTTCGCGAAAAAATTGAATCCGACCCGAATAATCCGCAATTAATCGTCAACGTATGGGGTATAGGCTATCGCTTTAAAGGAGAATAA
- a CDS encoding SLC13 family permease encodes MITGTWNWLWEKHDQVKDMFRFFVKPFQEQEGEIGKKSSSLTNAGSSGNGNGGNHKRSYTPVQLAGLMSGPFLFLLTLLFFSPEGLSVEGRAILASTIWMAVWWMTEAIPIPATALLPIILFPLTGGMDIGSTTSSYGNDTVFLFMGGFMIAIAMERWNLHKRIAINIISVMGTNTDRIILGFMVATGFVSMWISNTATAMMMVPIGLAIIYQVSDALKDNPNADISKENFGFGKALMLGIAYAASIGGMATLIGTPPNAILAGTINEMYGVEISFAQWMIFGVPFAWIFIFVSWFYLVKVAFPMKYKELPGGRGIIDEEKKKLGTASYEEKMVFTVFIIAAFAWISRTFIIDHILPGMNDAIIAILAAIILFLIPTRTIKADHLLNWESAVKLPWGILLLFGGGLAIAAGFTSSGLSEWIGTQLTALQGVGLLVVVIVITTLVIFLTEITSNTATATMMYPIMAALALAVDVHPLALMVAAGLAASCAFMLPVATPPNAVVFGSGYLRIPDMAKAGFYLNMVGIVLVTLTAYYLMPLAFGIDIQVFPDAFK; translated from the coding sequence ATGATAACCGGAACATGGAATTGGTTATGGGAGAAACATGATCAAGTAAAAGACATGTTTCGTTTTTTTGTGAAGCCATTCCAGGAACAAGAAGGGGAGATTGGGAAAAAGTCTTCCAGTTTAACGAATGCAGGCAGCAGCGGAAATGGAAATGGCGGAAATCATAAAAGAAGCTATACACCTGTTCAACTGGCTGGCCTAATGTCAGGACCTTTTTTATTTTTGTTAACCTTACTATTTTTCTCTCCCGAAGGACTATCAGTGGAAGGACGTGCTATATTAGCGAGTACTATTTGGATGGCTGTATGGTGGATGACAGAAGCTATTCCCATCCCTGCCACGGCGCTATTGCCGATTATTTTATTCCCTTTAACAGGCGGAATGGACATTGGGTCAACCACTTCCTCTTACGGTAATGATACAGTCTTTCTCTTTATGGGCGGGTTCATGATTGCCATAGCAATGGAAAGATGGAATTTGCATAAACGGATTGCCATCAATATTATTTCTGTAATGGGAACAAATACGGATCGAATTATTCTCGGTTTTATGGTTGCGACAGGCTTCGTATCCATGTGGATATCCAATACGGCAACAGCGATGATGATGGTACCGATTGGCTTGGCCATTATCTATCAAGTCTCAGATGCATTAAAAGATAATCCTAATGCTGATATTTCAAAAGAAAACTTTGGATTTGGGAAAGCTTTAATGCTTGGGATTGCATATGCGGCTTCAATCGGCGGAATGGCTACATTAATCGGAACACCGCCAAATGCGATATTAGCTGGAACGATCAATGAGATGTATGGGGTTGAAATCTCATTTGCACAATGGATGATCTTTGGGGTTCCATTTGCTTGGATATTTATTTTTGTATCTTGGTTCTACCTGGTAAAAGTGGCTTTTCCGATGAAGTATAAAGAACTTCCGGGAGGAAGAGGAATTATTGATGAAGAAAAGAAAAAATTAGGTACGGCTTCATACGAGGAAAAAATGGTATTTACGGTATTCATTATTGCAGCTTTTGCTTGGATATCACGAACGTTTATCATAGACCATATTCTCCCAGGAATGAATGATGCGATTATCGCCATCTTAGCAGCAATCATTTTATTCCTAATTCCGACAAGAACTATAAAAGCAGATCATTTGTTAAATTGGGAAAGTGCAGTCAAACTTCCATGGGGAATTCTATTATTGTTTGGCGGCGGTCTCGCCATCGCAGCTGGATTCACCTCTTCTGGCTTATCAGAGTGGATTGGTACTCAGCTGACTGCATTACAAGGGGTGGGACTCTTAGTCGTAGTAATTGTCATTACTACGCTAGTTATTTTCTTAACTGAGATTACATCGAATACAGCAACTGCAACGATGATGTATCCGATCATGGCAGCACTTGCCTTAGCAGTGGATGTTCATCCGCTTGCATTGATGGTAGCCGCTGGTCTGGCGGCATCCTGTGCCTTTATGCTGCCTGTAGCAACTCCGCCAAACGCGGTTGTATTTGGTTCAGGTTACTTGCGAATTCCGGATATGGCCAAAGCAGGATTTTACTTAAATATGGTAGGTATTGTTTTAGTAACTTTAACGGCTTACTATTTAATGCCGCTTGCTTTTGGAATCGATATTCAAGTTTTTCCAGATGCCTTTAAGTAA
- a CDS encoding alpha/beta fold hydrolase — protein MNNLDKKGNKQVGLVFIHGAGLDSRIWEQVTAGLKYPFLLIDFPQQNERKNLTLQDYTVSIKRQIEGWEVKRFVIVAHSLGGVLALKVAHEMSERLVGMVAIGAVIPDQGRSFFSVYPLARRLLMGVLIRIFGTKPPEAAIRKGLCNDLTSEQAAAIVSGFVPESIQLYTERVGVQVPNVSKLYVKLMKDNELHPTMQNRMIVNLVPQNVEVLDAGHLPMLSKPNELRLALETFLTQLEIQH, from the coding sequence ATGAATAACCTTGATAAGAAGGGCAATAAACAGGTCGGTCTTGTTTTTATTCATGGTGCGGGTTTGGACAGCCGAATTTGGGAACAGGTTACAGCGGGGCTTAAGTATCCTTTTTTACTCATTGATTTTCCGCAGCAAAATGAGAGAAAAAATCTGACTCTTCAAGACTATACTGTGTCGATCAAACGGCAGATTGAAGGGTGGGAGGTGAAAAGATTTGTTATTGTCGCACACTCGCTTGGCGGTGTCCTTGCACTTAAAGTGGCTCATGAGATGTCAGAGCGTCTGGTTGGGATGGTGGCTATCGGTGCAGTAATCCCAGATCAGGGAAGGTCCTTTTTTTCTGTATATCCATTGGCTAGACGTCTATTGATGGGTGTTCTAATCCGTATCTTTGGTACAAAACCGCCTGAGGCAGCCATTCGCAAGGGGCTTTGTAATGATCTTACATCCGAGCAGGCAGCAGCTATCGTAAGCGGATTTGTTCCGGAGTCGATTCAGTTGTATACCGAACGGGTGGGAGTTCAAGTGCCAAATGTATCAAAACTTTATGTGAAATTAATGAAGGACAATGAACTTCATCCGACCATGCAAAATAGAATGATCGTCAATCTCGTCCCGCAAAATGTTGAAGTCCTGGACGCAGGGCATTTGCCAATGCTTAGTAAACCAAACGAACTGCGGCTTGCACTTGAAACGTTTTTGACTCAATTAGAAATCCAACATTAA
- a CDS encoding sensor histidine kinase, whose amino-acid sequence MKTIRIRTFTILSIFFIPLMPWLFFVTAQLIETNTLSFDINDSNPQVVQHIAAITGLLLAFFIVAYEMRRLILKPLEKMSRVVRQIAKGDLDVPLPVSRITEINEVCGGFKVMVDSLKKSTQKQVEMEEERRFVIAAVAHDLRTPLFALRGYLEGLEQGIAHSPEKTAKYLAVCKEKTAQLDMLVEDLFTFTKTEYMEMELKENTVNLPLVLQKSMDSLNPLARQKYISIIVNHMEDDCVIFGDSHLLERAINNILDNAVRHTPYDGKIFVECYKDGNKVTFSVRDTGEGFSSEELQRVFEPLYRGEESRNRSTGGAGLGLTISRRIIRQHGGDLVAGNHPDGGAFLKGWIPLKRGDGSLVSQD is encoded by the coding sequence ATGAAAACTATTCGCATTCGTACGTTTACCATTCTGAGCATATTTTTTATCCCCTTAATGCCGTGGTTATTTTTCGTAACAGCACAGCTGATTGAAACCAATACGCTCAGTTTCGACATAAACGATTCTAATCCTCAAGTCGTTCAGCACATTGCGGCCATCACTGGACTATTGCTGGCTTTTTTTATTGTCGCATATGAGATGCGCAGGCTGATTCTCAAGCCTCTTGAGAAAATGAGCAGAGTGGTTCGACAAATCGCAAAAGGAGATTTGGACGTCCCATTACCTGTGTCACGCATCACAGAAATTAACGAAGTGTGTGGCGGATTTAAAGTTATGGTAGATAGTCTAAAAAAATCCACGCAAAAACAAGTGGAAATGGAAGAAGAGCGACGATTTGTAATTGCTGCTGTCGCCCATGATTTACGAACACCTTTATTCGCTTTACGAGGTTATTTGGAGGGCCTTGAGCAAGGCATAGCTCATTCACCTGAAAAAACTGCAAAGTATTTGGCGGTTTGTAAGGAGAAGACAGCCCAATTGGACATGCTTGTAGAGGACCTTTTTACATTTACAAAAACTGAATATATGGAGATGGAACTTAAAGAAAACACTGTTAACCTTCCACTCGTATTACAGAAGTCGATGGATAGCCTGAATCCGCTTGCTCGGCAAAAGTATATATCAATCATCGTGAACCATATGGAAGATGATTGCGTGATCTTTGGCGATTCACACTTATTGGAGCGAGCCATAAACAATATATTGGATAATGCGGTCAGACATACACCTTATGATGGTAAGATTTTTGTTGAATGCTATAAGGATGGTAACAAAGTAACCTTTTCAGTTCGAGACACTGGGGAGGGTTTCTCTTCGGAGGAGCTCCAACGCGTTTTTGAACCACTCTATCGTGGTGAAGAATCGAGAAATCGTTCAACTGGAGGAGCTGGGTTAGGGTTGACTATTTCACGAAGAATCATTCGGCAACACGGAGGTGACCTTGTTGCAGGTAATCATCCAGACGGTGGTGCCTTCCTGAAAGGTTGGATACCTTTGAAACGTGGGGACGGTTCTCTTGTTTCACAAGATTGA
- a CDS encoding SRPBCC domain-containing protein, with the protein MEDELSTLFKALGHPIRRRILDILKQSAKTTGELNDYFPEVSRYAIMKHLTILEEAHLVVVRREGKFRRNFLNVIPLQEMHNRWVGKYMQTAANSLLSLRSVVEEKGGDFSMAVTEKAQVFRIEQEVFMNAAREQVFKALTERAGDWWEFRLAPQGVPSQFTFHPVPGGQFIEKWGDNEGAVWGQVYYVNAPEEIRLYGHLGMQGAVHSAYTYRLLEKDGGTLLQLSHTASGTIEENWEQEHSEGWKHLLGTLLKNYVEQN; encoded by the coding sequence ATGGAAGACGAGCTTTCCACACTATTTAAAGCGTTGGGTCACCCAATTCGAAGGCGGATTTTAGATATTCTCAAGCAATCAGCTAAAACAACGGGTGAGCTAAATGATTACTTTCCCGAGGTCTCAAGGTATGCGATTATGAAACATTTGACGATCTTGGAGGAAGCCCATTTGGTAGTAGTAAGGCGTGAAGGAAAATTTAGACGTAATTTTCTTAACGTCATCCCACTTCAAGAAATGCATAACCGCTGGGTTGGAAAATATATGCAAACAGCTGCTAATTCACTTTTAAGTTTGCGATCAGTTGTTGAAGAAAAAGGAGGAGATTTTTCTATGGCAGTAACAGAAAAAGCACAAGTTTTCCGTATTGAACAAGAAGTATTCATGAATGCTGCACGTGAACAGGTTTTTAAAGCGTTAACGGAGCGTGCCGGAGATTGGTGGGAATTTCGTTTGGCACCACAAGGGGTACCATCTCAGTTCACGTTCCATCCTGTTCCAGGAGGGCAATTTATCGAAAAATGGGGTGACAATGAAGGAGCAGTTTGGGGCCAAGTTTACTATGTGAACGCTCCAGAAGAAATCCGTCTTTATGGTCATTTAGGAATGCAAGGGGCGGTACACAGTGCTTATACGTACCGGCTTTTAGAGAAGGACGGGGGAACTTTGCTGCAGCTTTCCCATACTGCCTCTGGGACCATCGAAGAAAATTGGGAACAAGAACATTCTGAAGGCTGGAAACATCTGCTTGGCACATTGCTCAAAAATTATGTAGAGCAAAATTAA